Proteins co-encoded in one Hyalangium ruber genomic window:
- a CDS encoding TIGR02266 family protein, with amino-acid sequence MKLKHSDVGSFAEEFATNLSPGGMFIRSRTPQPVGTLVKFEVQIAGGVRVLRGTAVVRWVRDVPNAEGPPGMGLQFQELDPVTQALIDRMLQLNKAKTTPVPVQSPEALALEQEMLAKGLLQRGGAPAATGALPAIAPVVAPVARPAVPASAPGKPPARGAPPPVREEPVSRPMEDADLSALLDDLADIGTPGKPALAPPVASKPPPPPPPSLVTPPPVSLEDVDISVDDLLIATPAAPASSEVKFEVLDEPMPDVDFEMESLGGDVPVAVGLPLDESDIIPPPELDAPVIQGVALVATPPPVPVAQARPVAPPAPPPAPVVQAPPAPPPAPAPVAQARPPAPPPPRGTDVDGGEGALSPTTEEAVFKPGRGVEFELNLGDAPALELDKPGHGPSRGARGRAAAPPPKAKAPAPPVAGAPSAPVTARPSPAAPPVPAAAPPVASAPEVRREAPRAPERPPEGSTQVLDSPPTRPVPPEPPSTMLLPPTVFLAPPPQPVAGTGPVIGIDLGTTNSCVAIISGGKPTVLRSKEGYNTIPSVISVNPQGKLLVSHRARNQLVMRPTQCIYGAKRLVGRPYDSAVVKQVRERFHYEIVPDAAGRAAVRLAEHVLSLEEVQGLILRECKEMAEQHLNQKVERAVVTVPAYYSEPQREAVRKAGMLAGLKVERILNEPTSAALAYGLNRELNKRVLVYDLGGGTFDATVLRIEKNVFEVLATGGDIFLGGIDFDNAIVDFLIERFQQLEGIPFMGDGVALSRVSDAAEKVKIALSERNHYEVHIPMLMVDDIGRQRELRFTMTRAELERLAEGLVTRTLDVVRDVLLDGRLKPSDIDDIILVGGQSRMPLVREKLKALFGKTAHASVNADEAVALGAAMYSTALDKVSSVVLIDVLPMTIGLAMPGGAFQRVIERNTPLPAQRSFAVSTARDDEEVLELSIFQGEDNHISANEYLGTVRLEGLPKGPKGSVRVAVTIKLDAECVLYVEAREYTTRRMVRATLATRYTPDELAKQLKVDAVAARAAEERRGADLKERAGRFWSFLKKVVGRS; translated from the coding sequence GTGAAGCTCAAGCATTCGGATGTGGGGAGCTTCGCCGAGGAGTTCGCCACCAACTTGAGCCCTGGCGGCATGTTCATCCGGTCGCGGACCCCGCAGCCGGTGGGCACGCTTGTGAAGTTCGAGGTGCAGATCGCCGGCGGCGTGCGGGTGCTGCGCGGCACGGCCGTGGTGCGCTGGGTGCGCGACGTTCCCAACGCCGAGGGCCCGCCGGGCATGGGCCTGCAGTTCCAGGAATTGGATCCGGTCACCCAGGCGCTGATCGACCGGATGCTCCAGTTGAACAAGGCGAAGACGACGCCGGTGCCCGTGCAGTCTCCCGAGGCGCTCGCGCTCGAGCAGGAGATGCTGGCCAAGGGGTTGCTGCAACGCGGGGGGGCGCCCGCCGCCACGGGGGCTTTGCCGGCCATCGCGCCCGTCGTCGCGCCGGTGGCTCGCCCGGCGGTGCCCGCGAGCGCACCCGGAAAGCCGCCAGCGCGGGGCGCGCCTCCGCCGGTCCGAGAGGAGCCCGTTTCTCGCCCGATGGAGGATGCCGACCTGTCGGCGCTCCTCGATGACCTGGCGGACATCGGTACGCCGGGGAAGCCGGCTCTCGCTCCTCCGGTGGCGTCCAAGCCGCCGCCTCCTCCTCCGCCATCGCTCGTCACCCCGCCACCCGTGTCTCTGGAGGACGTGGACATCTCGGTGGATGACCTGCTCATCGCCACCCCGGCCGCGCCCGCTTCCTCGGAGGTGAAGTTCGAGGTCCTCGACGAGCCCATGCCCGACGTGGACTTCGAGATGGAGTCCCTGGGAGGCGACGTCCCGGTGGCGGTGGGGCTGCCGCTGGACGAGTCCGACATCATCCCCCCGCCGGAGCTGGATGCTCCCGTCATCCAGGGCGTCGCCCTGGTCGCCACGCCTCCGCCCGTGCCCGTCGCCCAGGCGCGCCCGGTCGCGCCACCCGCGCCGCCACCCGCGCCGGTGGTCCAGGCTCCGCCCGCGCCGCCGCCTGCTCCCGCGCCGGTGGCTCAGGCCCGCCCGCCCGCGCCGCCGCCCCCCAGGGGCACGGACGTTGATGGGGGCGAGGGCGCGCTTTCCCCCACCACCGAGGAAGCGGTCTTCAAGCCTGGGAGGGGCGTGGAGTTCGAGCTGAACCTGGGCGATGCACCGGCCCTGGAGCTGGACAAGCCGGGGCATGGGCCCTCGCGTGGCGCTCGAGGTCGGGCTGCCGCGCCGCCCCCGAAGGCGAAGGCGCCCGCGCCGCCCGTGGCGGGAGCCCCTTCCGCGCCCGTGACGGCCCGCCCCTCTCCCGCTGCGCCGCCGGTGCCTGCCGCCGCGCCGCCCGTGGCGAGCGCGCCCGAGGTACGCCGTGAGGCGCCGCGTGCGCCCGAGAGGCCCCCTGAGGGGTCCACGCAGGTGCTGGACTCTCCTCCGACCAGGCCCGTTCCTCCCGAGCCTCCCAGCACGATGTTGCTGCCGCCGACGGTCTTCCTCGCGCCGCCTCCGCAGCCGGTGGCGGGCACGGGGCCTGTCATTGGCATCGACCTGGGGACGACCAACTCGTGCGTGGCCATCATCTCCGGTGGCAAGCCCACCGTGCTGCGCTCGAAGGAGGGCTACAACACCATCCCCTCGGTCATCTCGGTCAACCCCCAGGGCAAGCTGCTCGTCAGCCATCGCGCGCGCAACCAGTTGGTGATGCGCCCCACGCAGTGCATCTACGGCGCGAAGCGGCTGGTGGGCCGCCCGTATGACAGCGCGGTGGTGAAGCAGGTTCGCGAGCGCTTCCACTACGAGATCGTCCCCGACGCGGCGGGCCGCGCGGCGGTGCGGCTGGCCGAGCACGTGCTCTCGCTGGAGGAGGTGCAGGGCCTCATCCTCCGCGAGTGCAAGGAGATGGCGGAGCAGCACCTCAACCAGAAGGTGGAGCGCGCGGTGGTGACGGTGCCCGCGTACTACTCCGAGCCGCAGCGCGAGGCGGTGCGCAAGGCGGGCATGCTGGCGGGGCTGAAGGTGGAGCGCATCCTCAACGAGCCCACCTCGGCGGCGCTGGCCTACGGCCTCAACCGCGAGCTGAACAAGCGGGTGCTCGTGTACGACCTGGGCGGCGGTACCTTCGACGCCACGGTGCTGCGCATCGAGAAGAACGTCTTCGAGGTGCTGGCCACGGGCGGCGACATCTTCCTGGGCGGCATCGACTTCGACAACGCCATCGTGGACTTCCTGATCGAGCGCTTCCAGCAGCTCGAGGGCATTCCGTTCATGGGAGACGGGGTGGCGCTGTCTCGGGTGAGCGACGCGGCGGAGAAGGTGAAGATCGCCCTGTCGGAGCGCAACCACTACGAGGTCCACATCCCCATGTTGATGGTGGATGACATCGGTCGGCAGCGGGAGCTGCGCTTCACGATGACGCGCGCGGAACTGGAGCGCCTGGCCGAGGGGCTGGTGACGCGCACGCTGGACGTGGTGCGCGATGTGCTGCTGGACGGGCGGCTGAAGCCCAGCGACATCGACGACATCATCCTGGTGGGTGGCCAGAGCCGAATGCCGCTGGTGCGCGAGAAGCTCAAGGCGCTGTTCGGCAAGACGGCGCACGCGAGCGTGAACGCGGACGAGGCGGTGGCGCTGGGCGCGGCGATGTACTCGACGGCACTGGACAAGGTGAGCAGCGTGGTGCTCATCGACGTGCTGCCGATGACGATCGGCCTGGCGATGCCGGGCGGCGCGTTCCAGCGCGTCATCGAGCGCAACACGCCGCTGCCAGCACAGCGCTCGTTCGCGGTGTCCACGGCGCGTGACGACGAGGAAGTGCTGGAGTTGTCCATCTTCCAGGGCGAGGACAACCACATCTCCGCCAACGAGTACCTGGGCACGGTACGGCTGGAGGGACTGCCCAAGGGGCCGAAGGGCTCGGTGCGGGTAGCGGTGAC
- a CDS encoding DUF1684 domain-containing protein, whose translation MRRTALLSLLSLGLSAPVMAAPPAAAKPAPAKPMSAPADLEAETRAWHTRRIERLTAEDGWLSLVGLHWLKEGDNRFGSASDNDLVFPASAPAHAGTFTRKGDTVSLSLKPGVSLTLEGKPFTGGALRSDAQGSPDTLALGTMRFFIIRRGERLGIRVKDPEAPTRKNFHGIPTYAPTAAWRVEARFEPATTERKLSVPNVLGEVEEMVAPGTAVFTVGGQEYRLTPVDDGSGQLFFIFGDLTNRDATYGAGRFLYTDLPKDGKVVLDFNRAYNPPCAFTPYATCPLPPSQNRLKVRVEAGEKRYGDH comes from the coding sequence ATGAGAAGGACCGCTCTGCTCTCGCTCCTCTCACTGGGGCTCTCCGCCCCGGTGATGGCCGCTCCCCCCGCTGCCGCCAAGCCTGCTCCCGCCAAGCCCATGTCTGCTCCCGCTGATCTCGAGGCCGAAACCCGTGCCTGGCACACCCGGCGCATCGAACGCCTGACCGCCGAGGATGGCTGGCTCTCCCTGGTGGGCCTGCACTGGCTCAAGGAGGGCGACAACCGCTTCGGTTCGGCCTCCGACAACGACCTCGTCTTCCCGGCCTCGGCCCCAGCGCACGCGGGCACCTTCACCCGCAAGGGCGACACGGTGAGCCTCTCCCTGAAGCCCGGCGTCTCCCTCACCCTGGAGGGCAAGCCCTTCACCGGTGGCGCGCTGCGCAGCGACGCCCAGGGCAGCCCGGACACACTGGCGCTCGGAACGATGCGCTTCTTCATCATCCGCCGTGGCGAACGGCTCGGCATCCGGGTGAAGGACCCGGAGGCGCCCACGCGCAAGAACTTCCACGGCATCCCCACCTACGCGCCCACCGCCGCCTGGCGCGTGGAGGCCCGCTTCGAGCCGGCCACCACCGAGCGCAAGCTCTCCGTCCCCAACGTGCTGGGCGAGGTGGAGGAGATGGTCGCCCCCGGCACCGCCGTCTTCACCGTGGGCGGCCAGGAGTATCGGCTCACGCCCGTGGACGATGGCTCTGGCCAGCTCTTCTTCATCTTCGGAGACCTGACCAACCGCGACGCGACGTACGGCGCCGGCCGCTTCCTCTACACGGACCTGCCGAAGGACGGGAAGGTGGTGCTGGACTTCAACCGCGCCTACAACCCGCCCTGCGCCTTCACCCCGTACGCCACCTGCCCGCTGCCGCCCTCGCAGAACCGCCTCAAGGTGCGCGTGGAGGCCGGAGAGAAGCGCTACGGCGACCACTGA
- a CDS encoding trypsin-like serine protease, translating into MRIQPWRSFRAVGRTRARSTASVLLLLLGSGCAGSTEVRGLEPESSLRPRWRAASLRLQVRHGQEDFENLYLSTVSVEQPGQERACTGVLVHSLLVLTAAHCVCPTVGTSLDSGRCLKTASVTAYTYKKQGKGYAMAPRTRQGTVQPHARFNVQLNEQGIVKASTSDLAVIALDEALDGISIGFDLTKTEPDVHDELVVVGYGRTEKGKVGRRFYGKNNITDKGRSNLADRDDKDVSLLFEMSGAHVSEGDSGGPCFVEDGEKRWLVGITAQGDGTTSRFTSIYRHLPWLHEQIEKAKRRSL; encoded by the coding sequence ATGCGGATTCAGCCGTGGAGAAGCTTCAGGGCTGTAGGCAGGACACGAGCCCGGTCCACCGCTTCGGTGCTCCTGCTGCTGCTCGGTAGCGGGTGCGCGGGAAGCACGGAGGTACGCGGACTCGAGCCCGAATCCTCCTTGAGGCCCAGATGGCGCGCTGCCTCGCTGCGCTTGCAAGTGCGCCATGGCCAGGAGGATTTCGAGAATCTTTACCTCTCCACTGTGTCGGTCGAGCAGCCCGGCCAGGAGAGGGCTTGCACTGGAGTCCTGGTTCATTCGCTCCTCGTCCTCACCGCGGCGCACTGCGTTTGTCCCACTGTCGGCACCTCACTCGACAGCGGGAGGTGCCTGAAAACCGCGAGCGTCACGGCCTATACCTACAAGAAGCAAGGGAAGGGATATGCCATGGCCCCGCGCACCCGGCAGGGGACCGTTCAACCTCATGCCAGGTTCAACGTGCAACTCAACGAACAAGGCATCGTGAAGGCGTCCACCTCGGATCTGGCGGTGATTGCCTTGGACGAAGCTTTGGACGGCATCAGCATTGGCTTCGACCTGACGAAGACAGAGCCTGACGTCCATGATGAGCTGGTTGTGGTGGGGTATGGACGCACCGAGAAGGGCAAAGTGGGGAGGCGCTTCTACGGCAAGAACAACATCACGGACAAAGGCCGCTCCAATCTCGCGGACAGGGATGACAAAGACGTCTCCTTGCTGTTCGAGATGAGTGGGGCCCACGTGAGTGAAGGAGACAGCGGAGGCCCCTGCTTCGTTGAGGATGGGGAGAAGCGGTGGCTCGTGGGAATTACCGCTCAAGGCGATGGGACGACATCCCGCTTCACGAGCATCTACCGTCATCTGCCGTGGCTTCATGAGCAGATAGAAAAAGCGAAGCGCAGGAGCTTGTAA
- a CDS encoding trypsin-like serine protease, giving the protein MPDGLQRRRACAAPLSCLPHWSILPLLCATLLLSVAGCSKTPTDPHAQSPDASGVASTSPSEPVAPPSNGHGARKGLELLPFHGRLHELVGERDETNRYASTVQIEGDAPWEPEGCSGILLHPRLVLTAGHCACDWRQQRSTRDGGPQVVDGEACAGQARVTAILHEPAAESSKPTVVAHSQEGTVRLHPEFELRLDAEGQVLTSRADLAVILLEEPLNLEISQVQWAATEAQMGEPLVTAGFGNERGLARIHGARYFKRGTVTQVLPSQPGRVFYEPVGAHFNTGYSGGPCFLESGKSRRLVGIVGLGTEQEMSFTSIYFHRNWVNAELARVTAAGSVTPPGP; this is encoded by the coding sequence ATGCCCGATGGACTCCAGCGACGACGCGCATGCGCGGCTCCATTGAGCTGCCTCCCACATTGGAGCATCCTGCCACTGCTCTGCGCTACGCTCCTTCTATCGGTGGCGGGGTGCTCCAAGACCCCCACGGATCCACACGCTCAGTCTCCTGACGCATCCGGTGTGGCATCGACCAGTCCCAGCGAGCCTGTTGCTCCCCCCTCCAACGGTCACGGTGCGAGGAAGGGACTGGAGTTGCTGCCTTTCCATGGGCGCCTTCACGAGTTGGTGGGGGAGCGAGATGAGACCAACCGCTACGCATCCACCGTGCAGATTGAGGGGGACGCACCCTGGGAACCGGAGGGTTGCAGCGGCATTCTCCTCCACCCGCGCCTCGTCCTCACGGCAGGCCATTGCGCTTGCGACTGGCGTCAGCAGCGCTCGACGCGTGACGGAGGACCCCAGGTTGTCGATGGCGAAGCCTGCGCGGGACAGGCGCGGGTGACGGCGATTCTCCACGAGCCTGCGGCAGAGTCCTCCAAGCCAACAGTCGTCGCGCACAGCCAGGAAGGAACGGTTCGTCTCCACCCTGAGTTCGAGCTCCGCCTGGATGCCGAGGGGCAGGTGCTAACGAGCCGTGCGGATCTCGCGGTGATTCTCCTGGAGGAGCCGCTGAACTTGGAGATTTCTCAGGTGCAGTGGGCCGCGACCGAGGCTCAGATGGGAGAGCCGCTGGTCACGGCCGGGTTCGGAAATGAGCGGGGGCTCGCCCGCATTCATGGGGCTCGCTACTTCAAGAGGGGCACGGTCACGCAGGTGCTTCCATCGCAGCCGGGACGGGTTTTCTATGAGCCTGTGGGGGCCCACTTCAACACGGGCTACAGCGGGGGCCCCTGCTTTCTCGAAAGTGGGAAGAGCCGTCGGCTCGTCGGCATCGTCGGTCTGGGAACAGAGCAGGAGATGTCATTCACGAGCATCTATTTCCACCGGAACTGGGTGAATGCCGAACTCGCGCGCGTGACCGCGGCAGGTTCCGTTACTCCCCCAGGACCGTAG
- a CDS encoding imm11 family protein, which translates to MPQRFFELDDDVSFPNRWHLDTPRDSHGQEVDDWDFKSGALVHLEGRLRIPIEIAGRPLDFSEAGIRIPVVHVRVASVFMELAPRDVQLLPVDIEGQPDQYLILVATRSLRCIDENASKVQFWQPADGLPEMVGKYYAVDHMRIDRAQVGDAKVFRPQGWETALVVSGDIKEALERMGATGTKFAEV; encoded by the coding sequence ATGCCGCAGCGCTTCTTCGAACTGGACGATGATGTCTCCTTCCCGAATCGCTGGCACCTGGACACTCCCCGGGACAGCCACGGCCAGGAAGTAGATGACTGGGACTTCAAGAGTGGAGCCCTCGTGCATCTCGAGGGACGATTGAGGATTCCCATCGAGATCGCGGGCAGACCCCTGGATTTCTCCGAGGCGGGGATCAGGATCCCCGTCGTCCACGTCCGAGTTGCTTCCGTGTTCATGGAGCTCGCCCCTCGTGACGTGCAACTCCTCCCTGTGGACATCGAGGGCCAGCCCGATCAGTACCTCATCCTCGTCGCCACGAGGTCGCTCCGCTGCATTGACGAGAACGCCTCCAAGGTCCAGTTCTGGCAGCCAGCGGATGGCCTTCCCGAGATGGTCGGGAAGTATTACGCCGTGGATCACATGCGCATCGACAGAGCGCAGGTCGGGGACGCCAAGGTCTTCCGCCCGCAGGGGTGGGAAACCGCCCTTGTCGTCTCCGGAGACATCAAAGAGGCCTTGGAGCGCATGGGCGCCACGGGCACGAAGTTCGCGGAGGTGTAG
- a CDS encoding AAA family ATPase, whose product MESAAPTPAPSLESPANEDLRAVEELAKARAEIVEQIEKRVVGQRDVVEHLLIALFSRGHCLFVGVPGLAKTLLISTLADVLNLSFNRIQFTPDLMPSDITGTDILEEDKATGRRAFRFMQGPLFANIILADEVNRTPPKTQAALLQAMQEYRITAGGRTYPLELPFLVFATQNPIEQEGTYPLPEAQLDRFMFLVDVGYPTAEEEVQIVKSTTGATQAKLEKILSPERIIALQDLVRRVPVPDHVVRYAVELVRNTRPKEQGVPDFVAKNVSWGAGPRASQYLVLAAKARAILSGRFVATVEDVRALARPVLRHRVLPNFTAESEGITSVKLVDQLVATVKG is encoded by the coding sequence ATGGAAAGCGCCGCCCCTACCCCCGCCCCCTCGCTGGAGTCCCCCGCCAACGAGGACCTCCGCGCCGTCGAGGAGCTCGCCAAGGCCCGCGCAGAGATTGTCGAGCAGATCGAAAAGCGCGTCGTCGGCCAGCGCGACGTCGTCGAGCACCTGCTCATCGCCCTCTTCAGCCGCGGCCACTGTCTCTTCGTCGGCGTGCCCGGCCTGGCCAAGACGCTGCTCATCTCCACCCTGGCCGACGTCCTCAACCTGTCCTTCAATCGCATCCAGTTCACCCCGGACCTGATGCCCTCGGACATCACCGGCACCGACATCCTCGAAGAGGACAAGGCCACCGGGCGCCGCGCCTTCCGCTTCATGCAGGGCCCCCTGTTCGCCAACATCATCCTCGCCGATGAGGTGAACCGCACCCCGCCGAAGACGCAGGCTGCCCTCCTCCAGGCCATGCAGGAGTACCGAATCACCGCCGGCGGCCGGACCTACCCCCTGGAGCTGCCCTTCCTCGTCTTCGCCACCCAGAACCCCATCGAGCAGGAGGGCACCTATCCGCTGCCCGAGGCCCAGCTCGACCGCTTCATGTTCCTGGTGGACGTGGGCTACCCCACCGCCGAGGAAGAGGTGCAGATCGTCAAGAGCACCACCGGCGCCACCCAAGCCAAGCTCGAGAAGATCCTCTCCCCCGAGCGCATCATCGCCCTGCAGGACCTGGTGCGCCGCGTGCCAGTGCCCGACCACGTGGTGCGCTACGCCGTGGAGCTGGTGCGCAACACCCGCCCCAAGGAGCAGGGCGTGCCCGACTTCGTCGCCAAGAACGTCTCCTGGGGCGCCGGCCCGCGCGCCAGCCAGTACCTGGTGCTCGCCGCCAAGGCCCGCGCTATCCTCTCCGGGCGCTTCGTCGCCACCGTGGAGGACGTGCGCGCCCTGGCCCGCCCCGTGCTGCGCCACCGCGTGCTGCCCAACTTCACCGCCGAGAGCGAGGGCATCACCTCCGTGAAGCTCGTGGATCAGCTCGTCGCCACGGTGAAGGGGTAA
- a CDS encoding DUF58 domain-containing protein yields MALLDAQTLSRLQGVKLRARAVMEGVLSGLHKSPHQGQSVEFAEHKEYAPGDELRHLDWKAYGKFDKYYVKRFEHETNLRSVMVVDASASMGYRSGALSKLEVATTLAGALCYLLVRQQDAAGLAVMAGGGFKDVPPRASAGHLNVLLDALEHAQANGSTDLAGAADHLAEVLPRRSTVFVLSDLLDDRQDALKRILALRQRKNDVALFHVVDPAELSFPFDDPTLFLDMEGDGRIEVNPREIKESYLEEFNAFLASVKSACAEADVDYELVRTDERLDEVLLRFLGRRGRRR; encoded by the coding sequence ATGGCGCTGCTCGACGCCCAGACGCTGTCCCGCCTCCAGGGAGTGAAGCTGCGCGCCCGCGCGGTCATGGAGGGCGTGCTGTCCGGCCTCCACAAGAGCCCCCACCAGGGCCAGAGCGTGGAGTTCGCCGAGCACAAGGAGTACGCCCCCGGCGACGAGCTGCGCCACCTCGACTGGAAGGCCTACGGCAAGTTCGACAAGTACTACGTCAAGCGCTTCGAGCACGAGACGAACCTGCGCTCCGTCATGGTGGTGGATGCCTCCGCCTCCATGGGCTACCGCAGCGGCGCCCTCTCCAAGCTCGAGGTGGCCACCACCCTGGCGGGCGCGCTGTGCTACCTGCTCGTGCGCCAGCAGGACGCGGCGGGCCTCGCCGTCATGGCGGGCGGCGGCTTCAAGGACGTGCCCCCGCGCGCCTCCGCCGGCCACCTCAACGTGCTGCTGGATGCGCTGGAGCACGCCCAGGCCAACGGCTCCACGGACCTCGCGGGCGCCGCCGACCACCTCGCCGAGGTGCTGCCGCGTCGCTCCACCGTCTTCGTCCTCTCGGACCTCTTGGATGACCGCCAGGACGCGCTCAAGCGCATCCTCGCCCTGCGCCAGCGAAAGAACGACGTGGCGCTCTTCCACGTGGTGGACCCCGCGGAGCTGAGCTTCCCCTTCGATGACCCGACCCTCTTCCTGGACATGGAAGGAGATGGGCGCATCGAGGTGAACCCGCGTGAAATCAAGGAGAGCTACCTGGAGGAGTTCAACGCCTTCCTGGCCAGCGTGAAGAGCGCGTGCGCCGAGGCGGACGTGGACTACGAGCTGGTGCGCACCGACGAGCGCCTGGACGAGGTGCTGCTGCGCTTCCTGGGGCGGCGTGGGAGGCGGCGATGA
- a CDS encoding BatA domain-containing protein — translation MTFGNPWMLLGALGALIPLLVHLFDRRRPRPHPFPPMAFVLRSQKRTASRLKLKRLLLYMLRTLILLAIPFALARPELRQDAQAAATAKGPAATAVVLDASLSMRWADGTSLFEQGRDEARDALKDLLAEEPATVLVCTDNPAAPPPPGFDRARLRALIDEAKPTYAAADLSRCMDMAARALEENPMPGKRLVLVSDMTASALRLEAPAPAVKDPTGKLVRPEVVLRDVAAGEEALPNHALVDLKIEPALQAGPRSFQFTFTVKNFGPNPIRDLEAAVRTGESTLAKGFVEVPANGTAQKALTVRFPQGGTVEGEVTLAADALPDDDRRAFVLPVPRALKALIVNGSPHATRYRDEAFFVEAALSAPGSPVEVELRDTDAGLREDFSAYDLVLLLNVPAPGKEEAERLGSFVASGGGLFISVGDRVDPDAYNGRLGALLPRPLRLVRTSVEREDPDSETKAAKLAQVQVEHSLFSPFTGRAEEGLVGARFYRYMLLEADNPGASGASQVLATYEDGAPAVAVARRGKGRVALFTSTVDRDWSDFAIRTSFLPLMQRFAAYLTGSLEEREEQRVRVGETVTLRPESGQSLASVRAPSGAEVPVKAQQDGTVVAGPLAEPGVYAALAADGKPLQALDFAVTLDPAESDLTRIPPDTLTAYFGEETVKASSGDAERPKVPLWTWLIVAACAAFFLEGTLLRK, via the coding sequence ATGACGTTCGGCAACCCGTGGATGCTGCTGGGCGCACTGGGCGCGCTCATCCCCCTGCTGGTCCACCTGTTCGACCGGCGGAGGCCGCGCCCGCACCCCTTCCCGCCCATGGCCTTCGTGCTGCGCAGCCAGAAGCGCACCGCCAGCCGCCTCAAGCTCAAGCGGCTGCTGCTCTACATGCTGCGCACCCTCATCCTGCTGGCCATCCCCTTTGCCCTGGCCCGGCCGGAGTTGCGCCAGGACGCGCAGGCCGCCGCCACCGCCAAGGGCCCCGCCGCCACCGCCGTGGTGCTGGATGCCTCGCTCTCCATGCGCTGGGCCGACGGCACCTCGCTCTTCGAGCAGGGACGGGACGAGGCGCGCGACGCCCTCAAGGACCTGCTGGCCGAGGAGCCCGCCACGGTGCTGGTGTGTACCGACAACCCCGCCGCGCCTCCTCCGCCTGGCTTCGATCGCGCCCGCCTGCGCGCCCTCATCGACGAGGCGAAGCCCACCTACGCCGCCGCGGACCTCTCGCGCTGCATGGACATGGCCGCGCGCGCTCTCGAGGAGAACCCCATGCCGGGCAAGCGGCTGGTGCTCGTCTCGGACATGACGGCCTCCGCGCTGCGGCTCGAGGCGCCCGCGCCCGCCGTGAAGGACCCCACCGGCAAGCTGGTGCGCCCCGAGGTGGTGCTGCGCGATGTGGCCGCCGGCGAGGAGGCGCTGCCCAACCACGCCTTGGTGGACTTGAAGATCGAACCCGCGCTGCAGGCGGGGCCGCGCTCCTTCCAGTTCACCTTCACGGTGAAGAACTTCGGCCCCAACCCCATCCGGGACCTGGAGGCCGCGGTGCGCACCGGCGAGTCCACGCTGGCCAAGGGCTTCGTGGAGGTGCCCGCCAACGGCACCGCGCAGAAGGCGCTCACGGTGCGCTTCCCCCAGGGCGGCACCGTGGAGGGCGAGGTGACGCTGGCGGCCGACGCGCTGCCCGACGACGACCGCCGCGCCTTCGTGCTGCCGGTGCCCCGCGCGCTCAAGGCGCTCATCGTCAACGGCTCTCCGCACGCCACGCGCTACCGCGACGAGGCCTTCTTCGTGGAGGCGGCCCTGTCCGCCCCGGGCTCGCCCGTGGAGGTGGAGCTGAGGGATACGGACGCCGGCCTGCGCGAGGACTTCTCCGCGTATGACCTGGTGCTGCTGCTCAACGTGCCCGCTCCCGGCAAGGAAGAGGCGGAGCGCCTGGGCTCCTTCGTGGCGTCGGGCGGCGGCCTCTTCATCAGCGTGGGCGACCGGGTGGACCCCGACGCGTACAATGGCCGGCTCGGCGCGCTGCTGCCCCGGCCGCTGCGGCTGGTGCGCACCAGCGTGGAGCGCGAGGACCCCGACTCCGAGACCAAGGCGGCGAAGCTGGCGCAGGTGCAGGTGGAGCACTCGCTCTTCTCGCCCTTCACTGGCCGCGCCGAAGAGGGCCTCGTGGGCGCCCGCTTCTACCGCTACATGCTGCTGGAGGCCGACAACCCCGGGGCCTCCGGCGCAAGCCAGGTGCTGGCCACCTATGAGGATGGCGCGCCCGCGGTGGCCGTGGCCCGGCGGGGCAAGGGCCGCGTGGCGCTCTTCACCAGCACCGTGGACCGAGACTGGAGTGACTTCGCCATCCGCACGAGCTTCCTGCCGCTGATGCAGCGCTTCGCCGCCTACCTCACCGGCTCACTGGAGGAGCGCGAGGAGCAGCGCGTACGCGTCGGCGAGACGGTGACGCTGCGGCCCGAGAGCGGGCAGAGCCTCGCCTCGGTGCGCGCCCCCAGCGGCGCCGAGGTGCCCGTGAAGGCCCAGCAGGATGGCACCGTGGTGGCCGGCCCGCTGGCCGAGCCGGGCGTGTACGCGGCGCTGGCCGCTGACGGCAAGCCCCTGCAGGCGCTCGACTTCGCCGTGACGCTGGACCCCGCCGAGAGCGACCTCACCCGCATCCCCCCCGACACGCTCACCGCCTACTTCGGCGAGGAGACGGTGAAGGCCTCCAGCGGGGACGCCGAGCGCCCGAAGGTGCCGCTGTGGACGTGGCTCATCGTCGCCGCGTGCGCCGCCTTCTTCCTGGAGGGCACCCTGCTGCGCAAGTAG